A genomic segment from Polyangium mundeleinium encodes:
- a CDS encoding LysR family transcriptional regulator, which yields MRDDLSGLRALLCVAEKRSFRAAAAELGVTPSAVSQIVRALEERVGVRLVQRTTRNVGLTEAGEHFIGQLRPAFDGIDAAFESLMAMNGRPSGLLRLTMLRTGYNDVIKPKLAAFLAAYPDIRIDICLQEALSNIVVEGFDAGIRLGHSLDREMIAVRVSPDQRLVVVGSPDYFARRGKPTHPRELHGHECIGLRMSTGAVARWKFVEGDKEFELVVDGRVVTNDGSVLVDAAVEGVGLAYVFEDMVSGLVSEKRLVRVLDGYCPHIPGYFLYYPSRLNLAPKLKVLIEFLKIGRRRGKKYA from the coding sequence ATGCGTGACGACCTATCCGGGCTTCGGGCCCTCCTCTGCGTGGCCGAAAAGCGGAGCTTCCGGGCGGCGGCCGCCGAGCTGGGGGTGACGCCATCTGCCGTTAGTCAGATCGTTCGCGCCCTCGAAGAGCGCGTCGGTGTGCGCCTGGTTCAACGAACCACACGCAACGTCGGTTTGACCGAGGCCGGTGAGCACTTCATCGGGCAGCTCAGGCCTGCATTCGACGGCATCGACGCCGCGTTCGAGTCGCTCATGGCCATGAACGGACGCCCATCGGGTCTGTTGCGCCTGACGATGCTCCGAACCGGCTACAACGACGTCATCAAGCCGAAGCTCGCGGCCTTTCTCGCCGCGTACCCCGACATCCGAATCGACATCTGTCTCCAGGAGGCGCTGTCGAACATCGTAGTCGAAGGCTTCGACGCGGGGATTCGCCTCGGCCACAGCCTCGATCGCGAGATGATCGCTGTTCGCGTTAGCCCGGACCAGCGCCTCGTGGTCGTCGGCTCACCGGACTACTTCGCGCGCCGAGGCAAGCCCACGCATCCGCGCGAGCTTCACGGGCACGAGTGCATTGGTCTGCGCATGTCGACGGGCGCAGTCGCCCGGTGGAAGTTCGTCGAGGGCGACAAGGAGTTCGAGCTGGTCGTCGACGGCCGCGTCGTGACCAACGACGGATCGGTATTGGTAGACGCCGCCGTCGAGGGCGTCGGACTCGCCTACGTCTTCGAAGACATGGTGAGCGGGCTCGTGTCCGAGAAGCGACTCGTGCGGGTGCTCGATGGGTATTGCCCGCACATCCCGGGCTATTTCCTCTACTACCCGAGCCGGCTGAACCTCGCCCCCAAGCTCAAGGTGCTAATCGAATTTCTAAAGATAGGTAGAAGGCGCGGCAAAAAGTACGCGTGA
- a CDS encoding nuclear transport factor 2 family protein — protein MTPALPKPIAAYVEANAQLDVDGMLKPFAADAVLSDNGKRHEGHAELRTLFEDEVIAVKAIFTPDAVRHEDGQVVVEGLAHGDFKGSPIRFTYRFTLENDAIKALRITI, from the coding sequence ATGACGCCCGCACTCCCCAAACCCATAGCCGCCTATGTCGAGGCAAACGCACAACTCGATGTGGACGGCATGCTGAAGCCTTTTGCCGCCGATGCGGTCCTCTCGGACAACGGAAAACGTCACGAGGGCCACGCAGAGCTGCGAACCTTGTTTGAAGACGAGGTGATCGCCGTCAAGGCGATCTTCACGCCGGATGCCGTTCGCCACGAGGACGGTCAGGTCGTGGTCGAAGGTCTTGCCCATGGCGACTTCAAGGGCAGCCCGATCCGCTTCACCTATCGCTTCACGCTCGAAAACGACGCCATCAAAGCACTGAGGATCACGATATGA
- a CDS encoding SDR family oxidoreductase, with product MNIKANPAEFAGKRVLVSGGSKGLGRATVDRFLAGGARVITAARGTLEPIDGVEFVRADLTTAEGGETLAKAALERMGGVDILAHVIGGSASPGGGFLALTDDHWLAELNLNLMATVRLDRLLAPQMMERGAGAIVHITSIQSILPLPESTTAYAAAKAALRTYSKSISKELGPKGVRVNAVSPGWIMTESSVDLLKRLQAANGGTVEEARQVVLDALGGIPIGRAAEPEEVADLIAYLASDRAAAIHGAEFIIDGGTVRTV from the coding sequence ATGAACATCAAAGCGAATCCCGCGGAGTTCGCTGGAAAACGTGTGCTCGTCAGCGGCGGCAGCAAGGGTCTGGGCCGCGCCACCGTCGACCGCTTCCTGGCCGGGGGCGCCCGGGTTATCACTGCAGCCCGCGGAACCCTGGAGCCCATCGACGGCGTCGAGTTCGTCCGCGCGGATCTGACGACGGCCGAAGGCGGCGAGACCCTGGCCAAGGCGGCGCTCGAGCGTATGGGCGGCGTCGACATCCTCGCCCACGTGATCGGTGGCTCGGCCTCGCCGGGCGGCGGCTTTCTCGCGCTGACGGACGATCACTGGCTCGCCGAACTGAACCTGAACCTCATGGCCACGGTCCGCCTTGATCGCCTCTTGGCTCCGCAGATGATGGAACGGGGTGCCGGCGCGATTGTGCATATCACCTCTATCCAATCCATCCTGCCGCTTCCCGAATCGACCACTGCCTACGCCGCCGCAAAGGCCGCGCTCAGGACCTACAGCAAGTCGATCTCCAAAGAGCTGGGGCCGAAGGGCGTGCGGGTCAACGCCGTCTCCCCCGGCTGGATCATGACCGAGTCGTCCGTCGACCTTCTGAAGCGTCTGCAGGCCGCCAATGGCGGCACGGTCGAGGAGGCGCGGCAAGTAGTCCTTGATGCTCTGGGCGGTATCCCGATCGGGCGTGCAGCCGAGCCCGAAGAGGTTGCCGATCTCATTGCCTACTTGGCCTCGGATCGCGCCGCCGCGATCCACGGCGCCGAGTTCATCATCGACGGCGGCACCGTCCGGACCGTCTGA